In Musa acuminata AAA Group cultivar baxijiao chromosome BXJ3-11, Cavendish_Baxijiao_AAA, whole genome shotgun sequence, one DNA window encodes the following:
- the LOC103971620 gene encoding autophagy-related protein 3-like: protein MVLIKLHEVLKSTVELLTRPRTVSAFKKKGVLSISEFILAGDNLVAKCPTWSWEAGEPSKRKSYLPADKQYLITRNVPCLRRASSMEEEYDIIGEEILFDTNDEDIIGWIVTHRKPREIKHYKEEAIPSIESVEIDKRETVTFNPIYFAIEEEEDIPDMADSEKKTETVILPSTHLVANELEDDKILRTRTYDVSITYDKYYQTPHVWLTGYDEWRMPLQPELIFEDVNEDHTQKTVTIENHPHLCLKHASVHPCRHAAVVKKMLDVLISRGIEPEVDKYLFLFLKFISSVVPTIEYDYTMDFDL from the exons atGGTGTTGATTAAGTTGCACGAAGTTCTCAAGAGCACGGTGGAGCTACTCACAAGGCCCCGCACTGTTTCTGCCTTCAAGAAGAAGGGCGTCCTTAGCATCTCTGAGTTCATCCTCGCTGGTGATAACCTCGTCGCCAAGTGCCCCACCTGGTCTTG GGAGGCAGGCGAGCCGAGCAAGAGGAAGTCCTACTTGCCAGCTGACAAGCAATACCTCATCACGAGAAATG TACCTTGTCTAAGGAGGGCTAGTTCAATGGAAGAAGAATACGATATTATAGGAGAAGAGATTCTTTTTGATACTAATGATGAAGATATTATTGGTTGGATAGTAACTCATCGGAAGCCAAGAG AGATCAAGCATTATAAGGAGGAAGCTATACCTTCCATTGAGTCTGTGGAAATTGACAAACGTGAGACTGTCACGTTCAACCCCATTTATTTTgctattgaggaggaggaagacataCCTGACATGGCAGATTCTGAGAAAAAGACAGAAACA GTCATCCTTCCATCAACTCATCTTGTTGCAAATGAACTTGAGGATGACAAAATTCTTCGGACTCGAACATATGACGTTAGCATAAC GTATGACAAATATTATCAAACTCCTCATGTGTGGCTAACTGGATATGATGAG TGGAGGATGCCTTTGCAGCCGGAACTTATATTTGAAGATGTGAACGAAGACCACACACAGAAAACA GTGACAATTGAAAATCATCCTCATTTGTGCCTGAAGCATGCATCTGTACATCCATGCCGTCATGCGGCTGTCGTAAAAAAAATGCTGGATGTTCTCATATCACGCGGAATTGAACCAGAAGTTGACAA GTACCTTTTCTTGTTCTTGAAGTTTATCTCCTCAGTGGTTCCGACGATCGAGTATGACTACACAATGGACTTTGATCTTTGA